In a single window of the Nocardioides sp. L-11A genome:
- the narJ gene encoding nitrate reductase molybdenum cofactor assembly chaperone, which yields MRRRARVDVRPVWAACAALLDYPTAALLDALDDIEALVPAHPDLAGLIDHLRGSPPADLQAEYVATFDHTRKCALYLTYFAYGDTRRRGQALVRFKETYRAAGVAWDETTGELPDHLCAVLQFGATVDPAAGGRLLAEHRAGVEMLRLALSGWRNDDGTTGSPWAGALRAICATLPELRGDEADAVRRLVEQGPPAEEVGLDGYGAGPALIAPATLAVRS from the coding sequence GTGAGGCGGCGCGCGCGGGTCGACGTACGGCCGGTGTGGGCGGCGTGCGCGGCCCTGCTCGACTACCCGACCGCGGCCCTGCTCGACGCGCTCGACGACATCGAGGCGCTGGTCCCCGCGCATCCCGACCTGGCCGGGTTGATCGACCACCTGCGCGGCTCGCCACCTGCGGACCTGCAGGCGGAGTACGTCGCGACCTTCGACCACACCCGCAAGTGTGCGCTCTACCTCACCTACTTCGCGTACGGCGACACCCGGCGCCGTGGCCAGGCGCTGGTGCGCTTCAAGGAGACCTACCGGGCCGCCGGCGTCGCCTGGGACGAGACGACCGGCGAGCTGCCGGACCACCTGTGCGCCGTCCTGCAGTTCGGGGCGACCGTGGACCCGGCAGCCGGTGGGCGACTCCTCGCCGAGCACCGCGCCGGCGTGGAGATGCTGCGGCTGGCATTGAGCGGGTGGCGCAACGACGACGGCACCACCGGGTCGCCCTGGGCGGGCGCGCTGCGCGCGATCTGCGCGACCCTGCCCGAGCTGCGTGGCGACGAGGCCGACGCCGTCCGCCGGCTGGTCGAGCAGGGCCCACCGGCCGAGGAGGTCGGTCTCGACGGCTACGGCGCGGGGCCGGCGCTCATCGCGCCCGCCACCCTCGCGGTGAGGAGCTGA
- the narI gene encoding respiratory nitrate reductase subunit gamma translates to MDVFLWVIVPYLCLATFVIGHVWRYRYDKFGWTTRSSQLYESRLLRLGSPLFHFGMLGVVGGHVIGLLVPRSWTDAIGISDHAYHVVAVVGGLVAGAMALVGMVILIYRRRTVGPVFSATTPMDKVMYAFLGVVIALGMWNTIAGSIFTLGGEYNYREGVSVWYRSFLAFTPDASLMADAPIGFRLHALVAFGLFALWPFTRLVHVFSAPLGYLTRPYIVYRSRDAQPGRSTPWSPRV, encoded by the coding sequence GTGGACGTCTTCCTCTGGGTGATCGTGCCCTACCTGTGCCTGGCGACCTTCGTGATCGGGCACGTGTGGCGCTACCGCTACGACAAGTTCGGCTGGACCACGCGGTCCTCGCAGCTCTACGAGAGCCGGCTGCTCCGGCTGGGCTCGCCGCTCTTCCACTTCGGCATGCTCGGCGTCGTCGGCGGCCACGTGATCGGGCTGCTGGTGCCGCGGAGCTGGACCGACGCGATCGGGATCTCCGACCACGCCTACCACGTCGTCGCCGTCGTGGGCGGCCTCGTGGCCGGGGCGATGGCACTCGTCGGGATGGTCATCCTGATCTACCGCCGGCGTACCGTCGGGCCGGTCTTCTCCGCCACCACCCCGATGGACAAGGTGATGTACGCCTTCCTCGGCGTGGTCATCGCGCTGGGGATGTGGAACACCATCGCCGGGTCGATCTTCACCCTCGGCGGGGAGTACAACTACCGCGAGGGCGTCTCGGTCTGGTACCGCTCGTTCCTCGCGTTCACCCCGGACGCCTCGCTGATGGCCGACGCGCCGATCGGGTTCCGGCTGCACGCGCTGGTCGCCTTCGGGCTGTTCGCGCTGTGGCCGTTCACCCGTCTGGTGCACGTCTTCAGCGCCCCGCTCGGGTACCTCACCCGCCCCTATATCGTCTACCGCAGCCGCGATGCGCAGCCCGGGAGGAGCACGCCATGGAGTCCACGAGTCTGA
- a CDS encoding cupin domain-containing protein: protein MESTSLTTLVREQVDAARAASSGRAAVTVYGGREHRLRQTLIALKAGERLGEHDAPEEATLQVLEGEVALHAGGETWRGESGDHLVIPPQRHDLEALTDAAVLLTVAN from the coding sequence ATGGAGTCCACGAGTCTGACCACCCTGGTCCGCGAGCAGGTCGACGCGGCCCGCGCGGCGAGCAGCGGCCGTGCCGCCGTGACGGTGTACGGCGGCCGGGAGCACCGGCTGCGCCAGACCCTGATCGCGCTCAAGGCGGGCGAGCGGCTCGGCGAGCACGATGCGCCGGAGGAGGCGACCCTCCAGGTGCTGGAGGGCGAGGTCGCCCTGCACGCCGGCGGCGAGACCTGGCGCGGCGAGTCGGGCGACCATCTCGTCATCCCGCCGCAGCGCCACGACCTGGAGGCGCTCACGGATGCCGCGGTGCTGCTGACGGTCGCTAACTGA
- a CDS encoding Uma2 family endonuclease produces MVETELIPGGWTYADLETLPDDRHRYEIIDGILLVNASPIPDHQEVGLRLWRLLDETAPDDLRVLAAPLDIVLADDTVVEPDVLVARRSDFTDKNLPAVPLLVVEVLSPSTQVIDRNMKLERYQRAGIPSYWMIDPRSLRLIARELVDGAYVVVADVSGSESWSAERPFPVTVTPRDLLS; encoded by the coding sequence ATGGTGGAGACGGAGCTGATCCCCGGCGGCTGGACCTACGCCGATCTCGAGACGCTGCCCGATGACAGGCACCGCTACGAGATCATCGACGGGATCCTGCTGGTGAACGCCTCCCCGATCCCCGACCACCAGGAGGTTGGGCTCCGGCTGTGGCGGCTTCTGGACGAGACTGCCCCCGACGACCTTCGGGTCCTGGCCGCGCCGCTCGACATCGTGCTCGCCGACGACACCGTCGTCGAGCCGGACGTCCTGGTGGCGCGCCGCTCCGACTTCACCGACAAGAACCTGCCCGCGGTCCCGCTCCTGGTCGTGGAGGTGCTCTCCCCCAGCACCCAGGTGATCGACAGGAACATGAAGCTGGAGCGCTACCAGCGCGCCGGCATCCCGTCGTACTGGATGATCGACCCGAGGTCGCTCCGGCTGATCGCCCGCGAGCTGGTCGACGGCGCGTATGTCGTCGTCGCGGACGTCTCCGGGAGCGAGTCGTGGAGCGCCGAGCGCCCCTTCCCGGTCACGGTCACGCCCCGGGACCTGCTCAGTTAG
- a CDS encoding NTP transferase domain-containing protein has protein sequence MVHGLLLAAGAGRRMGMPKALVRDPDDAGGPWLTRSVRVLLDGGCPEVTVVLGAGADEAEPLLEGLPGVTVVRSTDWASGMGASLAAGLEALAPRDDAGAAMVHLVDLPDVTAAVVARVLAAAGEGAAALARASYDGVPGHPVLLGRDHWSGIARSAVGDRGARTYLAAREVALVECGDLATGADVDRR, from the coding sequence GTGGTGCACGGACTCCTCCTTGCCGCCGGTGCGGGTCGCCGGATGGGCATGCCCAAGGCGCTGGTGCGCGACCCCGATGACGCAGGCGGGCCCTGGCTGACCCGCTCGGTGCGGGTCCTCCTCGACGGCGGCTGCCCGGAGGTCACCGTCGTCCTCGGTGCCGGAGCCGACGAGGCGGAGCCGCTGCTCGAGGGCCTGCCCGGCGTCACCGTCGTCCGCTCCACCGACTGGGCGTCGGGGATGGGCGCCTCCCTGGCCGCCGGGCTCGAGGCTCTCGCCCCCCGCGACGATGCCGGCGCCGCGATGGTGCACCTCGTCGACCTGCCCGACGTCACCGCCGCGGTGGTGGCCCGGGTCCTCGCCGCGGCCGGCGAGGGTGCCGCGGCCCTCGCCCGGGCGTCGTACGACGGGGTGCCCGGTCACCCCGTGCTCCTCGGCCGCGACCACTGGTCGGGGATCGCGCGGAGTGCGGTCGGCGACCGGGGCGCGCGGACCTATCTCGCCGCCCGCGAGGTCGCGCTCGTCGAGTGCGGCGATCTCGCCACGGGAGCCGACGTCGATCGGCGATGA
- a CDS encoding MoxR family ATPase: MDTRVADLARRLEETGYLCDEELATVLFLSLEMSRPLLLEGEPGTGKTALAEAIAESLDRPLIRLQCYEGIDATQALYDWDFPRQILHLRALEALSDGAKGGVEGVEEAEKSLYDERFLLARPVLAALQQSPAVLLIDEVDRADDEFEAFLLEVLSTFQVTIPELGTVQAATPPTVVLTSNRTRELHDALKRRCLYHWIDHPGLEREVAIVRSRAPEVSATLARQVVEVVQQLRSDADLLKPPGVAETLDWARALHHLGTADLDVETAARTLGALVKYRDDAERVRAALDRMLAR; encoded by the coding sequence ATGGACACCCGCGTCGCCGATCTCGCTCGCCGACTGGAGGAGACCGGATATCTCTGTGACGAGGAGCTGGCGACGGTCCTCTTCCTGTCCCTGGAGATGTCGCGGCCGTTGCTGCTGGAGGGCGAGCCGGGCACCGGCAAGACCGCGCTGGCGGAGGCGATCGCCGAGTCGCTGGACCGGCCGCTGATCCGGCTGCAGTGCTACGAGGGGATCGACGCGACGCAGGCGCTCTACGACTGGGACTTCCCGCGCCAGATCCTGCACCTGCGCGCGCTCGAGGCCCTCTCCGACGGCGCCAAGGGCGGTGTCGAGGGGGTGGAGGAGGCCGAGAAGAGCCTGTACGACGAGCGGTTCCTGCTCGCGCGGCCGGTGCTGGCCGCGCTGCAGCAGAGCCCGGCAGTGCTGCTCATCGACGAGGTGGACCGGGCCGACGACGAGTTCGAGGCGTTCCTGCTGGAGGTGCTCTCGACCTTCCAGGTGACCATCCCCGAGCTCGGGACCGTGCAGGCGGCGACGCCGCCGACCGTGGTGCTGACGTCCAACCGCACCCGCGAGCTGCACGACGCGCTGAAGCGGCGCTGTCTCTACCACTGGATCGACCACCCCGGCCTGGAGCGTGAGGTCGCCATCGTCCGTTCCCGGGCGCCCGAGGTGAGCGCGACCCTGGCCCGCCAGGTGGTCGAGGTCGTCCAGCAGCTGCGCTCCGACGCCGACCTCCTCAAGCCGCCGGGTGTCGCCGAGACGCTCGACTGGGCACGGGCCCTGCACCATCTCGGCACCGCCGACCTCGACGTCGAGACGGCGGCGCGGACCCTCGGTGCGCTCGTGAAGTACCGCGACGACGCCGAGCGGGTGCGCGCCGCGCTCGACCGGATGCTGGCGAGATGA
- a CDS encoding VWA domain-containing protein has protein sequence MTTLATDLLHQPDEVLLGFATALRAAGVPVTQDRTRAYLDAVALVGLGDRSATRAAGRATLCATPEDLERHDRIFEEWFQRDLSTPVSRPRATQPKAVATLLPDDQDAGAGGPDPDDDPVRAAASTAEVLRHRDVATLEPAERARLASMFAGLPVRLPTRPTARRTPHRRGDVDASRTLRSSLRRMGEPAEIHRRRRTTRPRRVVLLVDVSGSMSGYADALLRLAHRVVNAGPGVEVFSLGTRLTHLTRALKRRDPDRAIAAAGDVVPDWSGGTRLGETLRAFVDRHGRRGMARGAVVVIFSDGWERGDTALLEEQVDRLHRLAHKVVWVNPHRGKDGYAPVQQGIVAVLPHVDAFLAGHSLATFGALLEEVGR, from the coding sequence ATGACCACCCTGGCGACCGACCTGCTGCACCAGCCCGACGAGGTCCTGCTGGGCTTCGCCACCGCCCTGCGCGCGGCCGGCGTGCCGGTGACCCAGGACCGCACCCGGGCCTACCTCGACGCCGTCGCGCTGGTCGGCCTCGGCGACCGGTCGGCCACCCGGGCGGCGGGCCGGGCCACGCTCTGCGCGACCCCGGAGGACCTCGAGCGCCACGACCGGATCTTCGAGGAGTGGTTCCAGCGCGACCTCAGCACGCCGGTCAGCCGGCCCCGGGCCACCCAGCCCAAGGCGGTGGCCACGCTGCTGCCCGACGACCAGGATGCCGGGGCGGGCGGACCGGACCCCGACGACGACCCGGTCCGGGCGGCCGCCAGCACCGCGGAGGTGCTGCGGCACCGTGACGTCGCGACCCTGGAGCCGGCTGAGCGGGCCCGGCTCGCGTCCATGTTCGCCGGCCTCCCGGTCCGGCTGCCGACGCGACCGACCGCGCGCCGTACGCCACACCGTCGGGGCGACGTCGACGCCTCCCGGACCCTGCGGTCGAGCCTGCGCCGGATGGGCGAGCCGGCCGAGATCCACCGCCGCCGGCGCACCACCCGGCCGCGCCGGGTGGTGCTGCTCGTCGACGTGTCCGGCTCGATGAGCGGGTACGCCGACGCACTGCTGCGCCTCGCGCACCGGGTCGTCAACGCCGGACCCGGCGTGGAGGTGTTCAGCCTCGGCACCCGGCTCACGCACCTCACCCGTGCCCTCAAGCGGCGCGACCCCGACCGGGCGATCGCTGCAGCCGGAGATGTCGTGCCCGACTGGTCCGGCGGCACCCGGCTGGGCGAGACCCTGCGCGCCTTCGTCGACCGCCACGGCCGCCGCGGCATGGCCCGCGGTGCGGTCGTGGTGATCTTCAGTGACGGCTGGGAGCGTGGCGACACCGCACTGCTGGAAGAGCAGGTCGACCGGCTGCACCGGCTCGCCCACAAGGTCGTCTGGGTCAACCCGCACCGCGGCAAGGACGGCTACGCCCCGGTGCAGCAGGGCATCGTCGCGGTGCTGCCCCACGTCGACGCGTTCCTGGCCGGGCACTCCCTGGCGACGTTCGGCGCACTGCTCGAGGAGGTTGGGAGATGA
- a CDS encoding XdhC family protein — translation MREVLPQLLAWWEAGETIGMGTVVATFRSAPRPPGASMLVGPDASAVGSVSGGCVEGAVYDLAQEVTTSGTPILQRYGVSDDDAFAVGLTCGGILDVYVEKVSRATFPELGEIAADIEAGRPVAVATVVDHPDPAYVGRRTVIRPDDAHRTGSLGSPRIDDAVRDDALGLLAAGHNGTLSYGPDGERRGEGMRVFVWAFAPAPRMLVFGAIDFAAAVARVGGFLGYHVTVCDARPVFATTSRFPGADEVVVEWPHRYLAAEQEAGRVDTRTVITVLTHDPKFDVPLLEVALRLPEVGYVGAMGSRRTHDDRMDRLREAGLTEAELALLHSPIGLDLGARTPEETAISIAAEIVAGRWGGSGEPLAARSGRIHA, via the coding sequence ATGCGTGAGGTGCTGCCGCAGCTGCTCGCCTGGTGGGAGGCCGGGGAGACCATCGGCATGGGCACGGTCGTCGCGACCTTCCGCTCCGCGCCGCGGCCGCCGGGTGCCTCGATGCTGGTCGGCCCGGACGCGTCCGCCGTCGGCTCGGTCTCCGGCGGCTGCGTCGAGGGCGCGGTCTACGACCTCGCCCAGGAGGTGACGACCTCCGGCACACCGATCCTGCAGCGCTACGGCGTCTCCGACGACGACGCCTTCGCCGTCGGCCTCACCTGCGGCGGGATCCTCGACGTCTACGTCGAGAAGGTGAGCCGCGCGACCTTCCCCGAGCTGGGCGAGATCGCCGCCGACATCGAGGCCGGCCGGCCCGTGGCCGTCGCGACCGTGGTCGACCACCCCGACCCGGCGTACGTCGGCCGGCGCACCGTCATCCGTCCCGACGACGCGCACCGCACGGGCAGCCTCGGCAGCCCACGCATCGACGACGCGGTGCGCGACGACGCGCTCGGCCTGCTCGCGGCCGGCCACAACGGCACGCTGTCCTACGGCCCCGACGGGGAGCGTCGCGGCGAGGGCATGCGGGTCTTCGTATGGGCCTTCGCGCCGGCCCCGCGGATGCTGGTCTTCGGCGCCATCGACTTCGCCGCCGCCGTCGCGCGGGTCGGGGGCTTCCTCGGCTACCACGTCACCGTCTGCGACGCCCGGCCCGTGTTCGCGACGACCAGCCGCTTCCCGGGCGCCGACGAGGTCGTCGTGGAGTGGCCGCACCGCTACCTCGCCGCCGAGCAGGAGGCCGGTCGGGTCGACACGCGCACCGTGATCACGGTGCTCACCCATGACCCCAAGTTCGACGTCCCCCTCCTCGAGGTCGCGCTCCGGCTGCCCGAGGTCGGGTACGTCGGCGCGATGGGCTCCCGGCGCACCCACGACGACCGGATGGACCGGCTGCGCGAGGCCGGTCTCACCGAGGCGGAGCTGGCGCTGCTGCACAGCCCGATCGGGCTCGACCTCGGCGCCCGCACGCCCGAGGAGACGGCGATCAGCATCGCCGCGGAGATCGTCGCCGGCCGCTGGGGTGGGTCGGGGGAGCCGCTGGCCGCCCGATCCGGTCGCATCCACGCGTGA
- a CDS encoding transcriptional regulator, whose product MDELDQRRRLALAAWTTWVEEGDGALTTVRPEILDSWTRSGASVARDLGRAPLADESETRSFWQGSPLQIAVERVEDELRRTAEDGDLVLAVTDPDTRVLWTYGGRVMRRKAESVNFVPGGRWDDRSIGTNALDLANRLDRPSMVFSAEHYAPIVHNWVCWAAPVHDPVSGTKLGVLDISTTWDRTHPIGLATARVLARLVEQALPRTHQYVDESPEEIAEPGLVLSLLGTAEARVDGQRLLLNRRQTEILSLLALHPDGLSLDQLHAMLYGDHAVTFSTLKAEVSHLRQALAGQLASRPYRLLMPIATDVDHVIALLRRGEVAAAVEAYGGDLLPGTESPALVEMGEYVAVAVREALLADPQPDAVLHYSELAPYDTAVLEACLAELGRHGRLRHPAIPLLKARLAVADT is encoded by the coding sequence ATGGACGAGCTCGACCAGCGTCGGCGGCTGGCCCTGGCCGCCTGGACCACCTGGGTCGAGGAGGGCGACGGCGCGCTGACGACCGTCCGGCCCGAGATCCTCGACAGCTGGACCCGCTCCGGTGCCTCGGTCGCCCGCGACCTCGGCCGGGCACCGCTCGCCGACGAGTCCGAGACCCGCTCCTTCTGGCAGGGCTCGCCCCTGCAGATCGCCGTCGAGCGGGTCGAGGACGAGCTGCGCCGCACCGCCGAGGACGGCGACCTGGTCCTCGCCGTCACCGACCCCGACACCCGCGTGCTGTGGACCTACGGCGGCCGGGTGATGCGGCGCAAGGCGGAGAGTGTCAACTTCGTGCCCGGCGGGCGCTGGGACGACCGGTCCATCGGCACCAACGCCCTCGACCTCGCCAACCGGCTGGACCGGCCGTCGATGGTGTTCAGCGCCGAGCACTATGCCCCGATCGTGCACAACTGGGTCTGCTGGGCCGCCCCGGTGCACGACCCGGTCAGCGGCACCAAGCTCGGCGTCCTCGACATCTCGACCACCTGGGACCGCACCCACCCGATCGGCCTCGCGACCGCCCGCGTGCTCGCCCGGCTGGTGGAGCAGGCCCTGCCGCGCACCCACCAGTACGTCGACGAGTCGCCGGAGGAGATCGCCGAGCCGGGCCTGGTGCTGAGCCTGCTCGGCACCGCCGAGGCGCGGGTCGACGGACAGCGGCTGCTGCTCAACCGGCGCCAGACCGAGATCCTCTCGCTGCTCGCGCTGCACCCCGACGGGCTCTCCCTCGACCAGCTGCACGCGATGCTCTACGGCGACCACGCGGTCACCTTCTCCACGCTCAAGGCAGAGGTGTCCCACCTGCGGCAGGCGCTGGCGGGTCAGCTCGCGTCGCGCCCCTACCGGCTGCTCATGCCGATCGCCACCGACGTCGACCATGTGATCGCGCTGCTGCGCCGCGGTGAGGTCGCCGCCGCCGTCGAGGCCTACGGCGGGGACCTGCTCCCCGGCACCGAGAGCCCGGCGCTCGTCGAGATGGGCGAGTACGTCGCGGTCGCGGTCCGCGAGGCGCTGCTGGCCGATCCGCAGCCCGACGCCGTCCTGCACTACAGCGAGCTGGCGCCGTACGACACCGCCGTGCTGGAGGCCTGCCTCGCCGAGCTGGGCCGCCACGGCCGGCTGCGCCACCCGGCGATCCCGCTGCTCAAGGCCCGCCTGGCCGTCGCCGACACCTGA
- a CDS encoding ABC transporter ATP-binding protein encodes MTSPAVIVDDLRKRYGDKVAVDGISLRVEEGEIFGILGPNGAGKTTTVECVAGLRTGDEGSVRVHGIDPWTDRAALTRVLGIQLQESRLQAKITVREALELWSALYDDPVAWSGLAERLGLTELLPRRYAKLSGGQQQRLSIALALVGRPRVVVLDELSTGLDPRARRDVWQLVRDVRAAGTTVLLVTHAMEEAQELCDRIAIVDGGRIRALDTPVGLVAAAGAATTTTFRPSAPLDLEALRELPGVASVHADGGRVVVTGADDTVLVLLPALERQRVVPHALRVEAGSLDTAYLDLTAGPIEENV; translated from the coding sequence ATGACTTCTCCCGCGGTGATCGTCGACGACCTGCGCAAGCGCTACGGCGACAAGGTGGCGGTCGACGGGATCAGCCTGCGCGTCGAGGAGGGCGAGATCTTCGGGATCCTCGGCCCGAACGGCGCCGGCAAGACCACGACCGTCGAGTGCGTGGCCGGTCTGCGGACCGGTGACGAGGGCAGCGTCCGGGTGCACGGCATCGATCCGTGGACCGACCGTGCCGCCCTCACCCGGGTCCTCGGCATCCAGCTCCAGGAGAGCCGGCTCCAGGCCAAGATCACCGTTCGCGAGGCGCTGGAGCTGTGGTCGGCGCTCTACGACGACCCCGTCGCCTGGTCCGGCCTCGCCGAGCGGCTCGGGCTGACCGAGCTGCTCCCGCGGCGCTACGCCAAGCTCAGCGGCGGCCAGCAGCAGCGCCTCTCGATCGCGCTGGCACTGGTCGGGCGACCGCGGGTGGTCGTCCTGGACGAGCTGAGCACCGGGCTCGACCCGCGAGCGCGCCGCGACGTGTGGCAGCTCGTGCGCGACGTACGGGCCGCGGGGACGACGGTGCTGCTGGTCACCCACGCGATGGAGGAGGCCCAGGAGCTCTGCGATCGGATCGCCATCGTCGACGGCGGCCGGATCCGGGCCCTGGACACCCCGGTCGGCCTGGTCGCCGCCGCGGGAGCGGCCACCACGACGACCTTCCGGCCCTCCGCCCCCCTCGACCTGGAGGCGCTGCGCGAGCTGCCGGGCGTCGCCTCCGTGCACGCGGACGGCGGTCGCGTGGTCGTCACCGGAGCCGACGACACCGTACTGGTCCTGCTGCCCGCACTCGAGCGGCAGCGCGTCGTCCCGCACGCGCTGCGGGTCGAGGCGGGCTCGCTCGACACCGCCTACCTGGATCTCACCGCCGGCCCGATCGAGGAGAACGTCTGA
- a CDS encoding ABC transporter permease, whose amino-acid sequence MATVTATAAVIRTEARLFGREIGAVFWTVVFPAALVALLGSVPSFSDPVDGTGGLRTIDLYVSIAILMSMCMAAVMAMPAAVFAYREAGVLRRLRTTPVGPGAVLLAQALLHAAAVVGASALVLTIGRVAYDTPLPESPLGYLAAYALALVAAFSVGAVITSLVPNSRVGTAVGTVVFFPMLFTAGVWLPVQVMPDALREIVVLTPLGAASEALAEAMAGDFPDLRHLLVVAAWAGVLWLVSVRTFRWE is encoded by the coding sequence ATGGCCACCGTCACCGCCACCGCCGCCGTGATCCGCACCGAGGCGCGCCTGTTCGGCCGCGAGATCGGCGCGGTCTTCTGGACGGTCGTGTTCCCAGCCGCGCTCGTGGCCCTCCTCGGCTCCGTCCCGAGCTTCAGCGATCCGGTGGACGGGACCGGCGGGCTGCGCACCATCGACCTCTACGTGTCGATCGCGATCCTCATGTCGATGTGCATGGCCGCCGTGATGGCGATGCCCGCGGCGGTCTTCGCCTACCGCGAGGCGGGCGTGCTGCGCCGGCTGCGGACCACACCCGTCGGCCCCGGCGCCGTCCTGCTCGCCCAGGCGCTGCTGCACGCCGCCGCGGTCGTCGGCGCCTCGGCGCTGGTGCTCACGATCGGGCGGGTCGCCTACGACACCCCGTTGCCGGAGTCGCCGCTCGGCTACCTCGCGGCCTACGCGCTCGCGCTCGTGGCGGCGTTCTCGGTCGGCGCGGTCATCACCTCGCTGGTGCCCAACAGCCGGGTCGGCACGGCGGTCGGCACCGTCGTCTTCTTCCCGATGCTGTTCACCGCCGGCGTGTGGCTGCCGGTGCAGGTGATGCCGGACGCGCTGCGGGAGATCGTCGTGCTGACCCCGCTCGGCGCCGCCTCGGAGGCGCTCGCCGAGGCGATGGCGGGCGACTTCCCCGACCTGCGGCACCTGCTCGTCGTCGCGGCGTGGGCGGGTGTGCTGTGGCTCGTCTCGGTGCGGACCTTCCGCTGGGAGTGA